In Salmo salar chromosome ssa15, Ssal_v3.1, whole genome shotgun sequence, one genomic interval encodes:
- the si:dkey-13n15.2 gene encoding protein transport protein Sec24C isoform X6, with protein sequence MDIPTANQSYGHGGQPGVCHNGWSATTPPTGLGCTTAQGLSSDPLPSLQGLNLGPASHQNLSNNIPQSMVQLQYSHQGCLSSLPMPPFRNQSPSTLIPCLNQEPHIPHVDMGPYISYNIPPPSTLLPLKQGPPASRPPSTIPSSNHGPQNTVSPPVSSSPPYPPYPYANQGFVNGPPVTLTSPNQGFVNGPPVTLTSPNQGFVNGPPVTLTSPNQGFVNGPPVTLTSPNQGSVNGPPVTLTSPNQGFVNGPPVTLTSPNQGSVNGPPVTLTSPNQGPPNSSFSSMSPCGSQGQQCSHPYPPQLTSPVQHQPQWALPQQHYSHSGVMYKPGTISHPVQEGTTMQPSCPSPGDSGVSGPSSLISESRYGLHPQLLPSAVRVMEEDRTAWEGKVFVSEPISSLPPLATTDCVVEDRGNCSPRFILSTSYCVPCEGQTALQSHLPLGALVTPLARLHTGERPLSVCMEADTVKGCGECGAYMCSAMGWQDCGQRFYCPFCGKLREVGWQHYQPTQGVEGNRVDREQRPELSLGSYEILDSQQDVPAAVLLLAVDVSAAALRGGNLELISQQLRSLLTSLNREEGAFQSDVRVGLMTYDSRIHLYDLSPALSRPHMLVVTETEDLQLPVREGLLVPLKDCIDSINSVLQRIPVFSAEFEEASGVLLELPVKAGLAVLQEVGCPGKLLVFQTAPFTEGTHTHNSSGFFSSNKPKSLFQPPDTAVSLAKECVSQGCGVHLFVFSQQDVGGAWPGHVPYLTGGELHCYHSLQGELDRERFSSDLRRTVETETGYRATLRVHVSKDLRVSGCYGSFVPGPNPAHVAMATLDWRTTLAVELTHSRALDEKRGVVIQTILSYTSQQGERRTRVHSLSLCCSHHLLDTFCNCQAQTLLTFYCKKMYCAVLERPLQELREELQTEVTESLACYRKHCSSSSVSPGQYLKTLPVYLNSLS encoded by the exons ATGGACATTCCAACTGCCAATCAGAGCTACGGACATGGCGGGCAGCCCggggtgtgtcataatggctGGTCAGCAACCACACCCCCGACCGGTCTTGGATGTACCACTGCCCAAGGACTCTCCAGTGACCCTCTACCCAGCTTACAGGGTCTGAACCTGGGCCCAGCCTCACACCAGAATCTCTCTAATAACATCCCTCAATCCATGGTTCAGTTACAGTACTCACACCAGGGCTGTCTCAGCAGTCTTCCTATGCCCCCATTTAGGAACCAATCACCTTCAACTCTGATACCATGCCTgaatcaagagcctcacataccaCATGTAGACATGGGTCCTTATATTTCCTACAACATCCCTCCACCATCAACACTCCTCCCTCTGAAACAAGGACCGCCAGCTAGCCGGCCTCCATCCACGATACCGTCTTCAAACCACGGTCCCCAGaatactgtctctcctccagtctcttcctctcctccatatcCTCCATATCCGTATGCAAACCAAGGCTTTGTGAATGGCCCCCCGGTGACGTTGACAAGTCCAAACCAAGGCTTTGTGAATGGCCCTCCGGTGACGTTGACAAGTCCAAACCAAGGCTTTGTGAATGGCCCTCCGGTGACGTTGACAAGTCCAAACCAAGGCTTTGTGAATGGCCCTCCGGTGACGTTGACAAGTCCAAACCAAG GCTCTGTGAATGGCCCTCCGGTGACGTTGACAAGTCCAAACCAAGGCTTTGTGAATGGCCCTCCGGTGACGTTGACAAGTCCAAACCAAGGCTCTGTGAATGGCCCTCCGGTGACGTTGACAAGTCCAAACCAAGGACCTCCCAACAGCAGTTTTTCATCCATGTCACCATGTGGGAGCCAGGGCCAACAGTGTTCACACCCGTATCCTCCACAACTCACCTCACCAGTCCAGCACCAACCTCAATGGGCCCTGCCTCAGCAACACTATAGTCACAGTG gtgtAATGTACAAGCCTGGTACCATCTCGCATCCTGTACAGGAGGGTACCACCATGCAACCG TCCTGTCCATCTCCGGGGGACAGTGGGGTGTCCGGCCCCAGCTCACTTATCTCAGAGTCTCGCTATGGGCTACACCCTCAGCTTCTACCCAGCGCT GTGCGTGTGatggaggaggacaggacagcGTGGGAGGGGAAGGTGTTTGTGTCTGAACccatctcctctctacctccgcTGGCTACCACAGACTGTGTTGTTGAGGACAGAG gTAACTGCAGTCCTCGGTTCATCCTTTCTACCTCCTACTGCGTTCCGTGTGAGGGCCAGACAGCCCTCCAGAGCCACCTACCCCTGGGGGCCCTAGTCACCCCTCTGGCTAGGTTACACACAGGAGAG CGCcccctgtctgtgtgtatggagGCAGACACTGTAAAGGGCTGTGGGGAGTGTGGGGCTTACATGTGTTCAGCTATGGGATGGCAGGACTGTGGACAGAGATTCTACTGCCCATTCTGTGGGAAACTCCGTGAAG tTGGATGGCAGCATTACCAGCCAACACAGGGAGTAGAGGGGAACAGAGTGGACAGAGAGCAGAGACCTGAGCTCAGTCTGGGCTCCTATGAGATACTGGACAGTCAACAGGATGTGCCTGCTGCTGTATTGCTCCTGGCTGTGGATGTGTCTGCTGCAGCACTGAGAGGAGGAAACCTGGAGCTCATCAGTCAGCAGCTACGTTCTCTACTCACATCACTAAATAg GGAGGAAGGTGCGTTCCAATCAGATGTCCGTGTGGGGTTGATGACCTATGATAGCCGAATCCACCTCTATGACCTCAGCCCTGCCCTGTCCCGCCCACACATGCTGGTCGTCACGGAGACAGAGGACCTGCAGCTTCCTGTGCGGGAGGGGCTTCTGGTGCCACTCAAAGACTGCATAGACAGTATCAACAG tgtcctGCAGCGTATCCCTGTGTTCAGTGCAGAGTTTGAGGAGGCCAGTGGAGTTCTCCTGGAGCTGCCTGTCAAGGCTGGACTGGCCGTTCTACAG GAGGTGGGTTGTCCTGGCAAGCTGCTGGTCTTCCAAACCGCTCCCTTCAccgagggaacacacacacacaactcctctGGCTTCTTCAGCTCCAACAAACCAAag TCTCTGTTTCAGCCTCCGGACACTGCTGTGTCATTGGCTAAGGAGTGTGTCAGTCAGGGCTGTGGCGTGCACCTGTTTGTGTTCTCCCAGCAGGATGTGGGCGGGGCTTGGCCGGGACACGTTCCTTACCTGACAGGTGGAGAGCTGCACTGCTACCACAGTCTCCAG GGAGAGTTGGACAGGGAGCGTTTCAGCAGTGACCTGAGGAGGACTGTAGAGACAGAGACGGGCTATAGGGCCACACTCAGGGTACACGTCAGTAAAG ATCTGCGCGTGTCAGGGTGTTATGGCTCGTTCGTCCCCGGGCCCAACCCCGCCCACGTCGCTATGGCAACCCTTGATTGGCGGACGACACTGGCCGTTGAGTTAACACACAGCAGAGCTCTGGACGAAAAGAGGGGCGTGGTCATACAG ACCATCCTGTCGTACaccagccagcagggagagaggaggaccagGGTCCACAGTCTGTCTCTGTGCTGCTCACACCACCTACTGGACACCTTCTGTAACTGCCAGGCCCAGACCCTGCTCACCTTCTACTGCAAGAAGA tgtACTGTGCCGTGTTGGAGCGCCCTCTACAGGAGCTgagagaggaactgcagacagaggTGACAGAGTCTTTGGCCTGCTATAGGAAACACTGCAGCTCGTCCTCTGTGTCCCCGGGACAG TACCTGAAGACCCTGCCAGTCTACCTCAACAGCCTGAGTTGA